In Cicer arietinum cultivar CDC Frontier isolate Library 1 chromosome 7, Cicar.CDCFrontier_v2.0, whole genome shotgun sequence, the genomic window GCATTATCTTGGCTCTTTTGGGAAATAGTAGTTGATGTCTTgggatatttgatatttatgcAATGATATCCACATGCTATTTAAACTAGATAACTAGATTACTATCTCAATAGAGTTTATGAAGTCTTGGGAATTCTTAATTAACACGTTTTTGTGGAGATGAATTAAGTTCAAAATCTAGATTACATGTATTAAAAAAGTTGTCTGATAGTGACAATATAAGTAGTTTtggaataaataaattaagactGATTTATGTAGTCACCAAAATTAAGTTAGTCCAAGTagaatttaatttgaatttcttAAGCAAAATTGAGTTCAATCGTTGTGgataaaaaaatgtgattaaaCAGCCAAAGGGTCATCTATTTTGCACATACTTCTTTTTAGACATCTCAATCCAACCACTTAAGCTACTACTTGTGGACAAAATATGTCTTTTATAGACATCACAcatcaattttgataaataatgtcaaaaaaaatacattgaaaaAGTGTCACAACAATCACATACTATCAATTAATTGGTAAATTTTACAAATCCTCCTGCAGTATAAGAtctttcttttttgtatttCATGCTAAAGCTTGTTTGCTTGATGAGAAAAGAAAGACAACATAATAAAAGCTCAAATAAGATTATCTCACTTTGGTTCATAGCCACATTATTCATTATTATACAACCAACTATTTATTTTCCTCCTATCTTTACTATTCAATAAATATGCAGCTAAAACTCTCCTACTCAATCAAGCAATGCACAATGAAAAAGTCATTTGGACATTGGAAAGACTCCAATGTAAAATTAAGCAGAGTGATAAACAATTGAAAATCTGGCATGTGGAAAGCCATTGTGAATTTTAACTGATGTCATTGCTCAAAATGACTTTAGATGATATATTTAACTCCAGTTTGGCCAGTATTAGTAAGAGCTTCAAATTCTCCTGCAGTATATGAGTGATCTTTCATAAAAATCGGGCGTCTGAGTTCAACATATCCACAATAATCAACTTCAAGTACTTCAGAACCCTTCTTGAATGAAGAAAGAGCCACACCAACTCCTTCCCCTGCAAAAAGGTGCAATGTAATTAGAATTCAACTTGCATTAACAAAAAAGGTGGCTTTCAAGTGTAATAAAACAGAAAATAGAATATGATACATACCATGTGTGACAAGCAGCAAGTTTTCAGAAGGATGTTTATCAGCAAGGTCTTTAATGATTTGCTCATATCTAGCCCTAGTTTGCGAAACCGACTCCTCCCACTCAGGCAACTAAAGTGATAAGTATTAAGTTCCTCAAatgatgaaatatatataattgcaattcaaaaatgaagaagagtgtattatattaaattatacctTTTTATAGACCCTTTCTACATTGTTATCCACTGTCCCTGATGGAAGCATGGCCTCACGCTCTGATAAATCAAAACCCCAATTTCCATCTTTAGGAGCCACATCAACCCTAATTGCAATCTTGTTCATCATTTCACATAAACCATATTCAACAGAGGCCTGCAATTGTAAACTAATACTTATTgtgcatacaaattaaattcatataacaAGACCTTGAATTTATACATGTTAAATAATCCTaactaatcataaaatataaaaattagataGACCTTGAGTTTGGAAGGATCGATGGTAAGGGAGTGACCGGTGAGGGCATCGGGGTTTTCATCGACGGAGGAGAGGGCGACGATGACTTCGGAAGCGGTGTGAATGCAGCGGAGGAAGGGCGAAACGAAAACACGATGGAGAGGAAAACCGAAAATGTTACGAAACTTACGACCCGTACAGAAAGCCCTGACGCGACCTTCTTGGATTAGAGGTGGGTCCCATGGTTGGGTCGCATTGGATATCCATAAAGGATCCAAGTTATCGATGCGATCGCCGTGTCTCATTACGACGACGTTCTGATAATACTCACCAGTTGTTGAATccatattttttccttttttgagAGAGAATTCGCAGTTTCAACCAAATAGATCTTCAAATATAGATACATCATcacgttttttttttattacataaacAAACATAATTGCTCCTTCGTCAATACTTATTTCACCATCAAAATTATAACTACACACCGAGTTCATCAAATTAAtacttattatttattattaatataaaattactaTATATTCTTGGTgtatttattttctctaaatATTGAACAGCTAATAAATACCATTATATAtgaacataaatttattatatatgtcaatataaatataaattttttttcaattttttagattttgtttttaacttttataaaatttaattatattatatttgatttatgtaatatataaaaaaaaattattttagactcATAAATAGAATGGAAATGAatttttacaattacaaaaataaaaaatatttatatttataagaattaaaaataaaataagtagtCAAAAGCAACGTAACAGTGTGTAAAATGGGATATAGACCTCGGGATGTTGATATGGTATTTGTAAGAGGAGATAAAATTGACAAATCACCTAAATGGTAAAAAGTCTAGCAAACACGGtgcttttgtttgaatttaaataaaaatatttttagtttagaaaatttagaaattatttttaaaaaatttgtttaataattatttttatttatttactgtcataaaaataattttttatttatttatatataattttataaaagtaatttttaaattataaaattattataaagagTATTTAGTACTTGATAgaatattaaacaaaattattgaGATATTTCAAATggaaaacttcaaaatttattagtttaatgcactcattttaaaattgattaatctATCTTCCATAATAAATAAACCCACACAAgcaaaaataaattcatatcaACACATCAATAAAGTAAATATAAgattattcaaataaaagaaatagaaacaacaaaaaaaactatgagagaaataaaaaagaggaagaaaactTATCTTATGAAAACCTATATCAAAGTCgcatagaaagaaaaaaacggACGAGTCCATGAAAgagaaaaactaaattaatgatTGATGCAGAAAATCTTAGTAAAAATTGATGGAagataatttcaaatttttcaaaaaggaTAAGGTAATTACatcattttttcttttcgtTAGTGAGTTAagtctcatttttttaaaatttatggtaTATTTCTCTCTTATCTATCACCAGAGACAAATGTCACACGCTActatttttatcttttcatttttagtcaaaaaatattttttaaaacaaaatgatttttcaaaaatataaaacaaagacccttcaatcaataaaaatgattttttatttgaaaaaatctgaaacaaacgcaccccaTATCAACacatataattgaaaaaatacaaTGAATAGGGATTTGGACAGAACATCGAAGAGGTTTAGTCTAGAGGTTGAAGtaaaatatcattataaatattcatgcataattatatatttgtaaattaaaaatgtatatatacaaaaaacCATTATTTAAAGGTATGATAATGTTAGAatcatttttgtcaaaaaaaatgaagtaatttttgtataaatatagttatataATTTGCGAAACCACTTTTTTGTTTAAAgacataatattttgaaatcaaaattttgatgtCAAATATGGTGTCTTTTGTAGACaataaaaacacataaaaatagaGATAAACACATATGATGTCGgtattttgatgttaaaataAGATATCATTTTTAACTAACTAATTATTGTAACAACtctttttcgattttttttttatcaaaacaactcaacaataataacaacaaaaattactAAAACAACTTATAAACTGAATACACCTTAACCACCCAATATAAATAAACAGCCAACGTCATTCTGTCATTGACATCTAGTCACGCCAGTTTACTTTATTGATGAACCTTTCTATATAAAAAAGCGCCAAAATCAATATCCATATGCACAAAATATCATTACCAGAGCAAAGACAACATCTTCACAATGGGGTTTGTTATATGTAAAGcgttaatatttttatcatcaaTGATGGTATTGCTATCAACCACAACAAGTGCAATTTATTCGGGGGctgaatttgaaattaataacaacCTAAAGACTGCTacttttatttctcaaaaatttgAAGTGGGACCCGGAACAGTTGCAGCGAAAACTTTTTTAGATATAGAATTTCCAAAGGGTCATATTGGAGTAAAAAGCTTTGATAGTGAAATAGTTGACGAAGAAGGAAATTCTGTACCATTACATGAAGCATACCTACATCATTGGTTTGCAATTAAATACCAATCAAAAGTATGGAATACTACTTCACCAATTCCTCATGATCCTATGGAAGGTGCTATTTACATTAGAAATCAAGGAACATGTAATAGTTATATTCTTCCAGCTTATTGGGGCTT contains:
- the LOC101504219 gene encoding uncharacterized protein, with the translated sequence MDSTTGEYYQNVVVMRHGDRIDNLDPLWISNATQPWDPPLIQEGRVRAFCTGRKFRNIFGFPLHRVFVSPFLRCIHTASEVIVALSSVDENPDALTGHSLTIDPSKLKASVEYGLCEMMNKIAIRVDVAPKDGNWGFDLSEREAMLPSGTVDNNVERVYKKLPEWEESVSQTRARYEQIIKDLADKHPSENLLLVTHGEGVGVALSSFKKGSEVLEVDYCGYVELRRPIFMKDHSYTAGEFEALTNTGQTGVKYII